The Bacteroidales bacterium genome has a window encoding:
- a CDS encoding class I SAM-dependent methyltransferase codes for MKKTPNFVYALSLFLAIALFSASASAQALQENPELDRKVKEFLSSGRWYDMNVPSSDGKLLYELIIKGNYKSALEIGTSTGHSGIWIAWALSKTGGKLITIDIDEGRYKTAVENFKKAGLSEYIDARLADAHTLVRELEGPFDFVFSDADKNWYKNYFIDVDPKLVVGGCYTTHNIRESSYGRRGGGNQDYLDYVRSLENYETTLNSEGGGVLISYKRAE; via the coding sequence ATGAAAAAAACGCCCAATTTTGTTTACGCGCTTAGTTTATTTCTGGCAATTGCCTTATTTTCTGCATCTGCATCAGCTCAGGCCTTGCAAGAAAATCCTGAACTGGACCGGAAGGTCAAGGAATTTCTATCCTCGGGTCGCTGGTACGATATGAATGTGCCCTCATCCGACGGGAAACTGCTTTATGAGCTGATCATAAAGGGGAATTATAAAAGTGCCCTTGAAATAGGGACTTCCACAGGACACTCCGGGATATGGATTGCCTGGGCACTCAGTAAAACAGGCGGGAAGCTGATTACCATCGATATTGATGAAGGTCGTTACAAAACTGCTGTGGAAAATTTCAAAAAGGCAGGCCTGTCCGAGTACATTGATGCCAGGCTGGCCGATGCCCATACCCTGGTCAGGGAACTGGAAGGGCCATTCGACTTTGTATTCAGCGATGCCGATAAGAACTGGTATAAGAACTACTTCATCGATGTGGATCCCAAACTGGTGGTTGGGGGGTGTTATACCACCCATAATATTCGTGAAAGCAGCTATGGCCGGAGAGGAGGCGGAAATCAGGATTATCTGGATTATGTCAGGAGCCTGGAGAATTACGAAACTACTCTAAATTCTGAAGGTGGTGGAGTATTGATCAGCTATAAACGAGCTGAATAG
- a CDS encoding amino acid permease, translating into MAEPLLPRKLKLFSLTNIVIGDMIGAGIFTTSGLLLAQLHNPVLLLLLWIVGGAIALSGALSYGELGARFPEAGGDYIFLTRLFTPLAGFLSGWVSFLVGFSAPVAASSLAFSEYLIRILPEENLPQELVLTKKAIAVGIILIFTLIHYFGLNSGSKVQNILTVLKIGLIIVLISVGFTFGEGSLGHFLPQEGTSFARADMKTIGLALMWIMFAYSGWNASTYMGSEVYKPVKNIPRSLIIGTFSVTAIYLLLNVLYVYAVAPVEMEGVIPIGSLAANNLFNLSMDRLFSLFIALILLSAISVLIIIGPRVYFAMAQSGHFFGIARRINRARVPGISILLQSALAIIYVLSGTFEQIITFLSFSLGIFPILVVIGVFKLRLKKQSILKVPGYPLLPAFFILSSLGILGLAFLERPLESSVAIGVVLAGIPAFFLLKRSITY; encoded by the coding sequence ATGGCAGAACCCTTATTACCCCGGAAGCTGAAGCTTTTCTCGCTGACCAACATCGTCATCGGGGACATGATCGGGGCGGGAATTTTTACCACCTCGGGCCTTTTGTTGGCTCAGCTTCATAATCCTGTGCTTCTTTTGCTGCTGTGGATCGTGGGTGGAGCCATAGCTTTAAGCGGGGCGCTTAGCTACGGGGAGCTTGGCGCGCGGTTCCCGGAAGCCGGGGGGGACTATATTTTTTTAACCAGGCTCTTCACCCCCCTGGCAGGATTTCTGAGCGGGTGGGTATCATTCCTGGTAGGCTTTTCGGCGCCCGTTGCGGCCTCATCGCTGGCTTTCAGCGAATATCTGATCCGCATTCTTCCAGAGGAAAATCTGCCCCAGGAACTTGTACTTACGAAGAAGGCCATTGCCGTTGGGATCATTCTAATATTTACACTGATTCATTACTTCGGGCTAAATTCGGGTTCGAAAGTTCAGAATATTCTAACCGTACTGAAGATCGGGTTAATTATAGTGCTGATATCTGTCGGATTTACTTTCGGAGAGGGCAGTCTCGGGCATTTCCTGCCTCAGGAGGGTACTTCTTTTGCTCGTGCAGACATGAAAACAATCGGGCTGGCATTGATGTGGATCATGTTTGCCTATAGCGGGTGGAACGCCTCTACGTATATGGGTTCGGAAGTGTATAAGCCTGTGAAAAACATACCCCGTTCGCTGATTATCGGAACCTTCTCAGTCACTGCTATTTATCTCCTCCTGAACGTGCTTTATGTTTATGCTGTGGCCCCTGTTGAAATGGAGGGGGTTATTCCCATTGGCAGCCTGGCGGCCAATAATCTCTTCAATTTGTCCATGGATCGCTTATTCTCCCTCTTTATCGCCCTGATCCTGCTATCTGCCATCAGTGTACTGATTATTATAGGTCCCCGGGTTTACTTTGCGATGGCCCAGTCCGGACATTTTTTCGGGATTGCCAGGAGGATTAACCGCGCCAGGGTGCCCGGGATTTCCATTTTGCTGCAGAGCGCTCTGGCCATCATTTACGTGCTCTCCGGAACCTTTGAACAAATCATTACCTTTTTGAGTTTCTCCCTGGGGATTTTCCCCATCCTGGTGGTGATCGGGGTATTCAAACTTCGCTTAAAAAAACAATCCATACTTAAGGTACCCGGGTATCCTCTGCTGCCTGCCTTTTTTATATTAAGCTCCCTAGGAATTCTGGGATTGGCATTTCTGGAGAGACCCCTTGAGTCATCGGTTGCCATTGGAGTTGTTCTGGCAGGAATCCCTGCATTCTTTCTTTTGAAACGAAGTATTACATACTAG
- a CDS encoding transglycosylase domain-containing protein, translating into MRLIFLKGILYVLIAFIILQGLFVVFVLVGGFGKIPDIKELKQIQNPIATEIYTADGVLMGTYNIENRQYLDPSEIPESIRNALIATEDVRFYKHKGIDPRSLFRVFFKTLLLRKEGSGGGSTLSQQLAKNLYPRRNEGAFSMPVIKVKEMAVARRMEKVYTKDEILEMYLSTVPFGENTFGIKAASRRFFNKEPEELKPEESAVLVGMLKATGSYNPVRHPERARTRRNVVLEQMARYAYLEETEADSLQETPLELDYHPLPHNAGIAPYFREFIRAELDQWCREYIKSGSEPYNLYTDGLKVYTTIDSRLQGYAEEAMKSHMAHLQKMFEKQWSGEDLWKGLTEKQILINFDGEYREGMASEEARKMEVFTWEGLQEKDYRTLDSIKHYLQYLQAGFLAMDVKTAEIRAWVGGINYQYFKFDHVRAKRQAGSTFKALVYLEALEQGFSPCDYYPNDSVVYEEYNNWTPQNADHAYGGYYSMNGALVHSVNTVSVDLLMQVGIDSVLELSQKAGINSPLPAVPSLALGTGDVSLFEMVGVYQAIANMGIYKEPVYISRIEDASGKVLEERIPDSQGTAICTPGNAGIMIEMLRGVVNNGTAAGLRMKYGILEDIAGKTGTTQKYTDGWFIGFTPGLVAGAWVGGDLQNVRFQNMAYGQGAYTALPIWAGFMKSSFRDEHWSSLRADTFRIHPDTRELLQCDDYKDKKPFQFRPFRELKEKRIFRNLFRRKRK; encoded by the coding sequence ATGCGCCTTATATTTCTGAAAGGAATACTTTATGTACTGATCGCCTTTATAATCTTGCAGGGCTTATTTGTAGTGTTCGTCCTGGTGGGAGGTTTTGGTAAAATCCCGGATATTAAGGAATTGAAACAAATTCAGAATCCCATTGCTACCGAAATTTATACCGCTGACGGGGTGCTGATGGGAACCTATAATATTGAAAACAGACAGTATCTGGATCCATCGGAAATACCGGAAAGTATCCGGAATGCTTTGATCGCCACCGAAGATGTACGTTTTTACAAGCATAAGGGCATAGATCCCCGCAGTCTTTTCCGGGTATTTTTTAAAACCCTACTTTTGAGAAAAGAGGGTTCGGGGGGCGGAAGCACACTTTCTCAGCAACTGGCCAAGAACCTCTATCCACGCAGGAATGAAGGAGCCTTTAGTATGCCCGTAATTAAGGTAAAGGAGATGGCCGTCGCCCGGCGCATGGAAAAAGTTTACACCAAGGATGAGATCCTGGAGATGTATCTGAGCACGGTCCCCTTCGGGGAGAACACCTTTGGTATTAAAGCGGCCTCGCGCCGTTTCTTTAACAAAGAACCTGAGGAACTTAAACCGGAGGAGTCTGCGGTGTTGGTCGGAATGCTGAAAGCCACAGGGAGCTATAATCCCGTCAGACATCCGGAAAGGGCGCGTACCCGCCGAAATGTGGTGCTGGAACAGATGGCCAGATATGCTTACCTGGAAGAGACCGAAGCGGATTCCCTGCAGGAAACTCCTCTGGAGCTGGATTACCATCCCCTGCCCCATAATGCAGGTATTGCCCCCTACTTCAGAGAGTTTATCCGGGCAGAACTGGACCAATGGTGCAGAGAATATATTAAATCCGGTTCTGAGCCCTACAATCTCTATACCGATGGCCTGAAGGTATATACCACCATTGACAGCCGTTTGCAAGGCTATGCGGAAGAGGCCATGAAGTCGCATATGGCCCATCTTCAGAAGATGTTTGAAAAGCAGTGGAGCGGCGAGGATCTTTGGAAGGGATTAACCGAGAAGCAGATTCTTATAAATTTTGATGGGGAATACCGGGAGGGCATGGCTTCCGAAGAAGCCCGGAAAATGGAGGTATTCACCTGGGAGGGCTTGCAGGAGAAAGATTACCGTACCCTTGACTCAATCAAACACTATTTGCAGTACTTGCAGGCAGGATTCCTGGCCATGGATGTAAAAACTGCAGAGATCAGGGCCTGGGTGGGGGGAATCAATTATCAGTATTTCAAATTTGATCATGTCCGGGCCAAACGTCAGGCAGGCTCCACTTTCAAGGCGCTGGTTTACCTGGAGGCCCTTGAACAGGGCTTCTCGCCCTGCGATTATTATCCCAACGACAGTGTGGTATATGAGGAGTACAATAACTGGACTCCACAGAATGCGGATCACGCATACGGGGGGTACTACTCCATGAACGGGGCCCTGGTTCACTCCGTAAATACAGTAAGTGTTGATCTGCTGATGCAGGTAGGGATCGACAGCGTTCTGGAGCTTTCCCAAAAGGCGGGTATAAACTCTCCCCTGCCGGCCGTCCCCTCCCTGGCTCTGGGTACAGGGGATGTCTCCCTGTTTGAAATGGTGGGTGTTTACCAGGCCATTGCTAACATGGGAATTTATAAGGAACCCGTCTATATCAGCCGGATAGAAGATGCAAGCGGAAAGGTGCTGGAGGAGAGAATTCCGGATAGTCAGGGGACTGCCATCTGTACCCCCGGAAATGCCGGGATTATGATAGAAATGCTCAGGGGAGTGGTGAATAACGGGACGGCGGCCGGCCTGCGCATGAAATACGGGATTCTGGAGGATATTGCCGGTAAAACCGGAACCACTCAAAAATACACGGATGGCTGGTTTATAGGATTTACACCGGGCCTGGTGGCCGGTGCCTGGGTGGGCGGCGACCTTCAGAACGTGCGTTTTCAGAACATGGCTTACGGCCAGGGTGCCTATACAGCCTTGCCCATATGGGCCGGTTTTATGAAGAGCAGCTTCCGGGATGAACACTGGAGCAGCCTCCGGGCCGACACTTTCCGGATTCATCCGGATACCCGGGAGCTTCTGCAATGCGACGATTATAAAGATAAGAAACCCTTTCAGTTCAGGCCTTTCCGGGAACTGAAGGAGAAAAGGATCTTCAGGAATCTGTTCAGGCGGAAAAGAAAATAA
- a CDS encoding glycyl-radical enzyme activating protein, with protein MIFNIQRFSTHDGDGIRTLIFYKGCPLKCQWCSNPESQSFGRSILYDLRSCKHFGDCVNTMPDAISHSAGGVLHIQRERISDAQQLKDLCVAKALTISGEPLGVDEIMAEIDKDLPFYHRDGGVTLTGGEPLAQDAELVLLLQVLHERRINTNMETSLHVSWELAERCIGLIDAFLVDLKHTDPGKFRAFTGGDARLVMENLEKLACFGAHVVVRIPVIPGFNHSTEEIRSMVDFLRNIRGIKEIHFLPYHTFGVEKYKMLGMEYLYNNHKQVGEEELMPYVHYAESKGFITKIGG; from the coding sequence ATGATCTTCAATATCCAGCGTTTTTCGACCCACGATGGAGATGGGATCCGCACGCTGATTTTCTATAAGGGATGTCCCCTGAAGTGTCAGTGGTGCAGCAATCCGGAGAGCCAGTCCTTTGGCCGGAGTATTCTCTATGATTTAAGAAGTTGCAAGCATTTTGGAGATTGTGTCAACACCATGCCCGACGCCATATCTCACTCTGCTGGCGGGGTTTTACATATTCAGCGAGAGCGCATCTCCGATGCGCAGCAGTTAAAGGACCTCTGTGTTGCAAAGGCACTTACAATATCCGGGGAGCCCCTCGGAGTGGACGAAATAATGGCGGAGATTGATAAGGATCTTCCCTTCTACCACCGCGATGGCGGTGTTACCCTTACGGGTGGCGAGCCGCTGGCCCAGGACGCCGAGCTGGTTCTTCTGCTGCAGGTCCTGCATGAACGGCGAATTAACACCAACATGGAAACATCGCTGCATGTGAGCTGGGAATTGGCTGAAAGGTGCATCGGACTGATAGATGCCTTCCTGGTGGACCTGAAACATACGGATCCGGGGAAGTTTAGGGCATTTACCGGGGGAGATGCCAGACTGGTTATGGAAAATCTGGAGAAGCTGGCCTGTTTCGGGGCTCATGTAGTGGTAAGGATACCGGTGATCCCCGGCTTTAATCATTCGACGGAGGAAATCCGGTCCATGGTAGACTTCCTCCGGAACATCAGGGGGATTAAGGAAATCCACTTCCTTCCCTACCATACCTTTGGCGTGGAGAAGTATAAGATGCTGGGAATGGAATATCTGTATAACAACCACAAACAGGTCGGCGAAGAAGAGCTGATGCCTTATGTGCACTATGCAGAATCAAAAGGTTTTATAACAAAAATCGGAGGATAG
- a CDS encoding polysaccharide deacetylase family protein — MRLVTPLIFLFFSVLSLFGQKTHLNAILAPADEPVTYLLFTEDGADIIVQEAFKARSADLARDHPYLTVSGDFTGDGVDELAVFNDLEYTPNMNPAFTCSVVSVYRSTGEQFLPAGSWFSCPDSQLDFEFVSFSVAGDFTGDGLCDIALFYNDPSLDQSTIYLLESTGSGFAEARAWYRVARNEFNFTALKFACPGDFNGNGKPGILVFYNYFGTEPGTRQSLFLFEAEADTLALLPRAYDATKASYDFSRMKFALAGDYNLDGFSDIAVLHEDPADLDLFITVFEGSADGLLTPVDYVSYADIEPWLMQVLHAAGGEFAGDSATDLALFYDNPGTGSQEIIVLESDHGTFKAPETVFSADPGTLDLEAITTVRSGAFVHHPLVRATTWKDDMTGALSFTFDDGYRGAFEYGGAELEAAGLKGIFYIFTDTSAVYNGELASTSLVREYRDKGHEIASHTSNHANLGFLTESGDVDSLNQVLSASVALLNERFDQHTLTMSIPFGSFRYETLDYISQYFYSARSSQFGFNLATPYDFYALRSWPVLSTTSPAYVESLLSTAEGYGTYLPLMYHDMLDEPFDEASLIYTYSRELFFQTIQDALSRNLWIETHERIYKYIRERNALKISRLETGNMEGPSGHFSFEADDGLIDSIFDVELTLKISLPGSWMEDTVSVGSEGEYSYFRIREDEQGSFFLYDWLPVSGTSLEVFEGRLPGTAVAERIARPLEISLRAAPNPFLHETRITLSGEAGRDTCLIIRDIQGRSIREIREFNGTSIQISRESLSPGMYLIQLVDPGKKGAFLKIIAE, encoded by the coding sequence ATGAGATTAGTTACTCCGCTCATATTCCTGTTCTTTTCAGTCTTGAGCCTCTTCGGACAGAAGACTCATCTGAATGCAATACTGGCGCCCGCGGACGAACCGGTCACCTATCTCCTCTTTACTGAGGATGGAGCCGATATCATTGTCCAGGAGGCATTTAAGGCACGAAGTGCGGATCTGGCCCGGGATCATCCGTATCTGACGGTTTCCGGCGATTTTACGGGCGATGGAGTGGATGAGTTGGCCGTATTCAACGATCTGGAATATACTCCCAATATGAATCCGGCCTTTACCTGCTCGGTGGTATCGGTTTATCGCTCCACCGGCGAACAGTTCCTTCCGGCGGGTAGCTGGTTTTCATGCCCGGACTCTCAGCTGGATTTTGAATTTGTCTCTTTTTCGGTGGCAGGGGACTTTACCGGGGATGGCTTATGTGATATCGCTCTGTTCTATAATGATCCGTCCCTGGATCAGTCGACCATTTACCTGCTGGAATCTACAGGGTCAGGTTTTGCAGAGGCCCGGGCCTGGTACCGTGTGGCGAGGAACGAATTTAATTTCACGGCTCTGAAATTTGCCTGTCCGGGCGATTTCAACGGTAACGGAAAGCCCGGTATTCTGGTCTTCTACAACTATTTTGGAACGGAACCCGGCACCAGGCAGTCTCTGTTTCTGTTTGAGGCCGAAGCAGATACGCTGGCACTGCTCCCGCGTGCCTATGATGCAACAAAGGCATCCTATGATTTTTCCCGTATGAAGTTTGCACTGGCGGGGGATTATAACCTGGATGGTTTTTCTGATATTGCGGTGTTGCACGAGGATCCCGCCGACCTGGATCTTTTCATCACTGTCTTTGAAGGATCGGCAGACGGCCTGCTTACCCCTGTGGACTATGTCTCTTATGCGGACATTGAACCCTGGCTCATGCAGGTCTTGCATGCAGCGGGAGGAGAATTTGCGGGAGACAGCGCGACGGATCTGGCTCTTTTCTATGATAATCCGGGAACCGGCAGCCAGGAAATCATAGTGCTCGAGAGTGATCATGGCACTTTTAAAGCCCCTGAAACAGTCTTCAGTGCTGATCCGGGAACCCTGGATTTGGAAGCCATTACGACGGTTCGAAGCGGAGCCTTTGTGCACCACCCCTTGGTTCGGGCGACCACGTGGAAGGATGATATGACGGGAGCCCTGTCCTTTACCTTTGATGATGGGTACAGGGGCGCTTTTGAATATGGTGGGGCGGAACTGGAAGCGGCCGGACTAAAAGGGATTTTTTACATTTTTACCGATACAAGCGCCGTTTATAACGGAGAGCTGGCCAGTACCAGCCTGGTCCGCGAATACAGGGACAAGGGCCATGAGATCGCTTCCCATACTTCTAATCATGCGAATCTGGGCTTTCTGACAGAATCGGGGGATGTGGACTCCCTGAACCAGGTTCTGTCGGCATCGGTGGCACTGCTTAATGAACGTTTTGATCAGCATACCCTGACCATGTCCATTCCATTCGGGAGTTTTCGTTATGAAACCCTGGATTACATTTCTCAGTACTTTTATTCGGCCCGAAGCAGTCAGTTTGGATTCAACCTGGCCACTCCCTATGACTTTTATGCCCTTAGATCCTGGCCGGTACTGAGTACCACCTCCCCCGCTTATGTGGAAAGCCTTCTCTCGACGGCCGAAGGATATGGCACCTATCTCCCGCTCATGTACCACGATATGCTGGATGAGCCCTTTGATGAAGCTTCGCTTATTTACACCTACAGCCGGGAGCTGTTTTTTCAAACCATTCAGGATGCACTCAGCAGGAATCTCTGGATCGAAACCCATGAACGGATTTATAAGTACATCAGGGAACGAAATGCTCTGAAGATCTCCCGGCTTGAAACTGGAAATATGGAGGGGCCATCGGGCCACTTCTCTTTTGAGGCGGATGACGGACTGATCGATTCGATCTTCGACGTAGAGCTTACTTTAAAGATTTCTTTACCCGGTAGTTGGATGGAAGATACGGTTAGCGTGGGTTCTGAGGGTGAATACTCTTATTTCAGGATCCGGGAGGATGAACAGGGCAGTTTTTTTCTGTACGACTGGCTACCCGTTAGCGGAACAAGCCTTGAGGTTTTTGAGGGCAGACTTCCCGGAACGGCCGTGGCAGAACGTATTGCCAGGCCCTTGGAAATAAGCCTGCGTGCGGCCCCCAACCCCTTTCTGCACGAAACACGGATTACTCTTTCGGGAGAAGCAGGCAGGGATACCTGTCTGATCATCCGGGATATTCAGGGCCGGAGCATTCGGGAGATCAGGGAGTTTAACGGCACTTCCATACAGATAAGCCGTGAAAGCCTGTCCCCCGGGATGTATTTGATTCAATTGGTCGATCCTGGAAAAAAGGGTGCATTTCTGAAAATCATAGCCGAATAA